The following are from one region of the Microbacterium paraoxydans genome:
- a CDS encoding amino acid ABC transporter permease, translating to MQNPWELFFSSLGPIAWAGLTATIPLALVSFVLGLVIAIGMALMRISVHPVVSGIARFYISVIRGTPMLVQLFVIFFGLPSVGVTLDPWPSAIIALSLNVGGYGAEVVRAAILSVPKGQWEAAYTLGMNRTRTLTRIILPQAARVSVPPLSNTFISLVKDTSLTSLILVTELFKVAQQIASATLEFMVLYLAAALVYWVICLVLSFGQSALERRLDSRVAH from the coding sequence ATGCAGAATCCCTGGGAGCTCTTCTTCTCCTCGCTCGGGCCGATCGCCTGGGCGGGGCTGACGGCGACGATCCCGCTCGCCCTGGTGTCGTTCGTCCTGGGGCTCGTGATCGCGATCGGCATGGCGCTGATGCGGATCTCGGTGCATCCAGTCGTGTCCGGCATCGCGCGGTTCTACATCTCGGTGATCCGCGGCACGCCGATGCTCGTGCAGCTCTTCGTGATCTTCTTCGGCCTGCCGTCCGTCGGGGTGACCCTCGATCCGTGGCCGAGCGCCATCATCGCACTCTCGCTCAACGTCGGCGGCTACGGCGCCGAGGTCGTGCGGGCGGCGATCCTCTCGGTCCCGAAGGGGCAGTGGGAGGCCGCGTACACGCTGGGGATGAACCGCACCCGCACGTTGACCCGCATCATCCTGCCGCAGGCCGCCCGGGTGTCGGTGCCGCCGCTGTCCAACACGTTCATCTCGCTCGTGAAGGACACCTCCCTCACCTCGCTGATCCTCGTGACGGAGCTGTTCAAGGTGGCGCAGCAGATCGCCTCCGCCACGCTCGAGTTCATGGTGCTGTACCTGGCTGCGGCGCTGGTCTACTGGGTGATCTGCCTGGTGCTCTCCTTCGGGCAGAGCGCCCTGGAGAGGAGGCTCGACAGTCGTGTCGCGCACTGA
- a CDS encoding SipW-dependent-type signal peptide-containing protein, producing MRSRRIRAILAGGLVLGVGATATLAAWNDSEHGAATFTAGRFDIVGATDGTTFSSHATAGTAAALNFQLPPTAMAPGTTTYALFSVRTASPSVAGVLQLTPGTPGGTGLATYLTYGVRTITGTSCTAATYPAGTAVVPDGSTLTTAGTTTQAVAANGAAQVNYCFAVTLPTAAGNGAQGLTMTQTWQIQGTSS from the coding sequence ATGCGCTCCCGCCGGATCCGGGCGATACTCGCCGGGGGTCTCGTGCTGGGCGTCGGCGCGACCGCGACCCTCGCCGCCTGGAACGACTCCGAACACGGCGCCGCGACCTTCACGGCGGGCCGCTTCGACATCGTCGGGGCCACCGACGGGACGACCTTCTCCAGTCACGCGACGGCGGGAACGGCGGCCGCGCTGAACTTCCAGCTGCCGCCCACCGCCATGGCACCGGGAACGACGACGTACGCGCTGTTCAGCGTGCGGACCGCGAGCCCCTCGGTGGCCGGGGTGCTGCAGCTCACGCCGGGAACACCGGGTGGAACGGGATTGGCGACGTATCTCACCTATGGGGTGCGGACGATAACCGGAACCTCCTGCACGGCGGCGACGTATCCGGCGGGGACCGCTGTCGTTCCTGACGGGTCCACCCTCACGACGGCGGGGACGACGACGCAGGCGGTCGCGGCGAACGGGGCGGCGCAGGTGAACTACTGCTTCGCGGTGACCCTGCCCACGGCGGCGGGGAACGGCGCGCAAGGGCTCACGATGACCCAGACCTGGCAGATCCAGGGAACGTCGTCATGA
- a CDS encoding SipW-dependent-type signal peptide-containing protein — protein sequence MATKTTQRKVLAVLAGGLVLGVGVAGVLAAWNDSEFATGTFTAGAFDLEGSTDGTTFSDHNVDDGDTAAALAFTLPAGVVGNMSPSDTVYAGLWVRLAAGTTTGADLVADGTTADPAASSNTDHLSYAVYQLAPGATCDAASAVGTPIATGATLDAQTGVTTVPLTEGATADTAGTAVQLCFAVTADAALEPGLVTDATWKFTATSTS from the coding sequence ATGGCGACGAAGACGACGCAACGAAAAGTCCTTGCGGTGCTCGCGGGTGGTCTCGTCCTGGGTGTGGGGGTGGCGGGAGTTCTCGCCGCCTGGAACGACTCCGAGTTCGCGACCGGGACGTTCACGGCCGGGGCCTTCGACCTGGAGGGCTCCACGGATGGCACGACTTTCAGTGACCACAACGTGGATGACGGCGACACGGCAGCGGCACTGGCCTTCACTCTGCCGGCGGGGGTGGTCGGCAATATGTCGCCGTCCGACACCGTTTACGCCGGCCTCTGGGTGCGGCTCGCCGCCGGGACGACGACGGGAGCGGATCTGGTCGCCGACGGGACGACCGCGGACCCGGCGGCGAGTTCGAACACGGACCATCTGTCCTACGCGGTCTATCAACTCGCGCCGGGGGCGACATGCGACGCGGCCTCGGCGGTCGGCACCCCCATCGCGACCGGGGCCACGCTCGACGCGCAGACCGGTGTGACGACCGTACCTCTCACCGAGGGCGCGACCGCCGACACGGCCGGCACCGCGGTGCAGCTCTGCTTCGCCGTGACGGCGGATGCCGCGCTGGAGCCCGGGTTGGTGACGGACGCCACGTGGAAGTTCACGGCCACGTCCACGAGCTGA
- a CDS encoding signal peptidase I — MTTTRREGRARTGEAVGARGRGRRMLGDLLLWCAAAAGTICIVLVILAATSQITLILFRTGSMAPTIPAGSVAVVQRVPAEEVEVGDVVTVDRPGELPVTHRVTAVEPGAAEDERMLTLRGDANAAEDPVAYPVSSVRTVLFAVPGAAAVVVALGDPVVLAVLTIAATALVVWAFWPRTPRRAPVRTEGS; from the coding sequence ATGACCACGACCCGTCGGGAAGGGCGAGCACGGACCGGCGAGGCGGTCGGGGCTCGCGGACGCGGGCGGAGGATGCTGGGCGATCTCCTCCTGTGGTGCGCCGCTGCGGCCGGCACCATCTGCATCGTCCTCGTGATCCTCGCCGCGACGTCGCAGATCACGCTCATCCTGTTCCGGACGGGATCGATGGCGCCGACGATCCCCGCCGGCTCCGTGGCGGTCGTGCAGCGCGTGCCCGCGGAGGAGGTCGAGGTCGGGGACGTCGTGACGGTCGACCGGCCCGGTGAGCTCCCGGTGACCCATCGCGTCACGGCCGTCGAACCGGGAGCCGCCGAGGACGAGCGGATGCTCACCCTGCGCGGCGACGCCAACGCGGCGGAGGATCCCGTCGCGTACCCGGTGTCCTCCGTCCGCACGGTGCTCTTCGCGGTGCCAGGGGCGGCCGCCGTGGTGGTGGCGCTGGGTGACCCGGTGGTCCTCGCCGTGCTGACGATCGCGGCGACGGCGCTCGTGGTCTGGGCCTTCTGGCCGCGGACGCCGCGGCGGGCCCCGGTGCGCACGGAGGGGTCGTGA
- a CDS encoding iron chaperone, protein MGTIDDYLTDLDAADRAVIDGVYAIATEEVPEAEQGTGYGMPALVYDGKPLLSVMRAKKHIGVYPFSPEAVAAVAGVLDGHPGVSLDKGTIRFQPEHPLPVEAVRALIRARVTQIEAG, encoded by the coding sequence GTGGGCACCATCGACGACTACCTGACCGATCTCGACGCCGCAGACCGTGCGGTGATCGATGGCGTGTACGCGATCGCCACGGAGGAGGTGCCGGAGGCGGAACAGGGCACCGGCTACGGCATGCCGGCGCTCGTGTACGACGGCAAGCCGCTGCTCTCGGTGATGCGTGCGAAGAAGCACATCGGCGTCTACCCGTTCAGCCCCGAGGCGGTCGCCGCCGTGGCGGGCGTCCTCGACGGTCACCCCGGGGTCAGCCTCGACAAGGGGACGATCCGGTTCCAGCCGGAGCACCCCCTGCCGGTGGAGGCGGTCCGCGCGCTCATCCGGGCGCGGGTGACGCAGATCGAGGCCGGGTGA
- the lysE gene encoding L-lysine exporter: MLTVLAGLGLGLSLIVAIGAQNVFVLRQGIRREHVLAVVIVCALSDAVLIIAGVAGLGFVLSAAPWLVVVARWAGALFLLGYGLLAARRAWRGGEELVVDGGDAPVLEASGGTGTLTRTRLAPVILTTLALTWLNPHVYLDTVLMLGSIAATHGEERWLFAAGAVAASILWFTALGFGARYLGRWLRTPRSWRLLDAVIAVVMITLAVSLVLPVLGA; encoded by the coding sequence ATGCTCACCGTCCTCGCCGGTCTCGGCCTCGGTCTCTCCCTCATCGTCGCGATCGGCGCGCAGAACGTCTTCGTGCTGCGTCAGGGCATCCGGCGCGAGCACGTCCTCGCCGTCGTGATCGTGTGCGCGCTCTCCGACGCCGTGCTGATCATCGCCGGCGTCGCCGGGCTCGGGTTCGTGCTGTCCGCCGCCCCCTGGCTCGTCGTCGTGGCTCGCTGGGCAGGGGCGCTGTTCCTGCTCGGGTACGGCCTGCTCGCGGCGCGGCGGGCCTGGCGTGGCGGCGAGGAGCTGGTGGTCGACGGGGGCGACGCCCCGGTCCTCGAGGCGTCCGGGGGCACCGGCACGCTCACCCGCACCCGCCTCGCCCCGGTGATCCTCACGACGCTGGCGTTGACGTGGCTGAACCCGCACGTGTACCTCGACACGGTGCTGATGCTCGGGTCGATCGCGGCGACGCACGGCGAGGAGCGGTGGCTGTTCGCGGCGGGGGCGGTCGCGGCGAGCATCCTCTGGTTCACCGCCCTCGGCTTCGGCGCCCGCTACCTCGGACGGTGGCTGCGCACCCCGCGCTCCTGGCGCCTCCTCGACGCGGTGATCGCGGTCGTGATGATCACGCTCGCGGTGAGCCTCGTGCTCCCGGTGCTGGGCGCCTAG
- a CDS encoding LysR family transcriptional regulator ArgP, with product MRIDPELAATLAAVADEGTLDAASRRLQVTPSAVSQRLKALEQQLGRILLVRSKPVRLTEAGESVVRLARQIALLEQDALAGVGIEEGGGGRRITVPLAVNADSLATWFLPPMARLSAVHDIDLDLHRDDQNFTARLLESGTVMAAVTSEATAVAGCTVTPLGVLEYRAMAEAAYARRWFPDGVTPGALAHAPFVDFDRRDTLQHEWLAARGVPAAGVPRHYVPASHDYALAVGLGLGWGMVPRLQEVPGLVALGGPILRVALYWQQWNLRSALLDTIASEVAGEARRVLAREP from the coding sequence GTGAGGATCGACCCGGAGCTCGCCGCCACGCTGGCCGCCGTCGCCGACGAGGGCACCCTCGATGCCGCGTCGCGTCGACTGCAGGTCACCCCATCCGCGGTCAGTCAGCGTCTCAAGGCGCTGGAGCAGCAACTCGGGCGGATCCTCCTCGTGCGCAGCAAGCCGGTCCGCCTCACCGAGGCGGGGGAATCCGTCGTGCGGCTCGCGCGGCAGATCGCCCTCCTCGAGCAGGATGCGCTTGCCGGGGTCGGGATCGAGGAAGGCGGTGGAGGGCGCCGCATCACGGTGCCCCTGGCCGTCAATGCGGACTCCCTGGCGACCTGGTTCCTCCCTCCGATGGCCCGGCTCTCGGCTGTGCACGACATCGATCTGGATCTTCATCGCGACGATCAGAACTTCACCGCGCGCCTGCTCGAATCGGGGACCGTCATGGCGGCGGTCACGAGCGAGGCCACGGCGGTCGCGGGGTGCACGGTCACGCCCCTCGGCGTGCTCGAGTACCGCGCCATGGCCGAAGCCGCCTACGCCCGTCGATGGTTCCCGGACGGCGTGACCCCCGGTGCTCTGGCGCACGCGCCGTTCGTCGACTTCGACCGCCGGGACACCCTCCAGCACGAGTGGCTGGCCGCGCGGGGAGTGCCGGCGGCCGGGGTTCCCCGGCACTACGTCCCGGCGTCGCACGACTATGCGCTGGCCGTCGGCCTCGGGCTGGGGTGGGGGATGGTGCCGCGGCTGCAGGAGGTGCCGGGACTCGTGGCGCTGGGCGGTCCGATCCTGCGCGTGGCGCTGTACTGGCAGCAGTGGAACCTGCGCTCCGCGCTGCTCGACACGATCGCGTCCGAGGTCGCGGGGGAGGCGCGCCGGGTGCTCGCTCGCGAACCCTGA
- a CDS encoding amino acid ABC transporter ATP-binding protein yields MSRTDPTAEPLLTARGLHKSFGTTEVLRGFDLTLHRGEVVVLIGPSGSGKTTVLRALNGLETPDAGTIAMAGGPEIDFAPEIRPKPRVAKQQRLALRDRSAMVFQHHNLFPHLTVLENVIEGPWRVQGRPKAEVVAEAQALLARVGLADKADARPHQLSGGQQQRVGIVRALALQPDLLLFDEPTSALDPELVGEVLLVIKELADEGWTMAVVTHELSFAREAADHVLFLDDGVVVEQGPPAELFSAPHHERTQRFLTRILRPLDGA; encoded by the coding sequence GTGTCGCGCACTGACCCCACGGCCGAACCGCTGCTCACCGCACGGGGCCTGCACAAGAGCTTCGGCACCACCGAGGTGCTGCGCGGCTTCGACCTCACCCTGCACCGCGGCGAGGTCGTGGTGCTCATCGGGCCCAGCGGCTCGGGGAAGACGACCGTCCTGCGCGCCCTGAACGGCCTGGAGACCCCGGACGCCGGCACCATCGCGATGGCCGGGGGCCCGGAGATCGACTTCGCACCGGAGATCCGCCCGAAGCCCCGCGTCGCGAAGCAGCAGCGGCTCGCGTTGCGTGATCGGTCGGCGATGGTGTTCCAGCATCACAACCTCTTCCCGCACCTGACCGTGCTGGAGAACGTGATCGAAGGGCCGTGGCGGGTGCAGGGCCGTCCGAAGGCCGAGGTCGTCGCCGAGGCGCAGGCGCTGCTCGCCCGGGTCGGTCTCGCCGACAAGGCGGACGCGCGGCCGCATCAGCTCTCCGGCGGGCAGCAGCAGCGGGTGGGCATCGTGCGGGCACTGGCCCTGCAGCCGGACCTGCTGCTGTTCGACGAGCCGACGAGCGCGCTCGACCCGGAGCTCGTGGGAGAGGTGCTGCTCGTCATCAAGGAGCTCGCCGATGAGGGATGGACGATGGCCGTCGTCACCCACGAGCTGAGCTTCGCCCGCGAGGCCGCAGACCATGTGCTCTTCCTGGACGACGGCGTCGTCGTCGAGCAGGGGCCGCCCGCCGAGCTGTTCAGCGCTCCGCATCACGAGCGCACGCAGCGGTTCCTCACCCGCATCCTCCGGCCCCTCGACGGCGCGTGA